From Oryzias latipes chromosome 18, ASM223467v1:
ACCAACAGTTGTCACCTTAACCTCCAGCTTcttgcttcctttttttgtagTCCTTTCTGGTCTTGTTCAGGTCTACAATTTTTCCCTTcaatcaactaaaagctctttagtctcttgtgttggagagtttggagtctgtGGACAGGTGCCTTTTCTACGGGTGAATAGTTCAGGCAGGTTTCTTCTATTCAGGCCACAGGTTGATAAGAAGAGTGTAACCCTGGATAGTCCGTCTGCGGTACATCTTCCTTTTGTCGCGTGGAGAGTCCGCCTAGGACCGTCAGTTAGTTTACATCACCTCTATTGCGTGTCCAGTCTGTCCCCCCTCCTCTCCTGGCTTCCCAGAGGAAgggtttgtcctgccacccctATGTCAAGCAGTTCATCCAAAACTTTGCCAATCAGGCCCCATGCCCTCTTTTTCCTCACTGAGTCCATGTAAAACACCTGTTTTGTGTCatatattatgtttttttgtacttCAAAAATTCAACTTTCATCGTCCCTGAAGAAAATGTGAAGTGTTTACATTCAATATCATATGtgcattaaatataaaataaaattttatacattttgatTTTGCAAGTATgacaaaggtttttattttgaaacccggGACTGTTTTTCCAACTTTTGGCCACAAAATTGACGCGTCAACGGACTGAAATAGAAGTCCTGCGTAAAGCTTGCATTGTGTTGCAGAGGGACGGGCGTCAGACATAATGGAGGCGACGTAAACACTCCGATTGATCAATTAACGTCCTCATTTTTTGTGTGAGTGGAGACGGACACAACTGGTCTGTGTAAACTAGAACTCTTATTGGTTACTAGGGGATCAAGTACGTATTGCCCTcgatgaaatgcaaataaatttatataaattcttttttttaatttaggttgTAATTTGCTATTTCTCATTGTTCAAATGAACTATTAGGATGTCAGTTTCTCTTCAGATGGGCAAAGCTaaatcaagtgatcaaatatatattttgatattttgttgCTTGTGCAAAGTTCTTAGAAAACAATGAGTTTGTTGTTTCTAGCTAAACTGAAAGTTTCTCTTCTGCCGTTTTGTTGCAGATTGTGGGAGCAGGTCATGGTGTCCAGTGAAAAGGTGTGGGACCCCCATCATGCGGGCCATATTCCATCACATCTAAGTGAACGGCACCTGGCTCCTAGCCCTTCTCCCCCCTCCAACCCCGCACTTATTGCACCTAAGGGCGCCACGATCCACCAGCGTCGCTGGCCGTCCCCTGCGTCTTCCCTGTCGCCGCCTTCGGTGGCTTTCAGTGGCGCTCATTCTGCTCAAGTCTACAAGGCGGAACGAGGACGACACGGGCCCCTCCACTGTGCCcaagaggaagaagagcagCTGGACATGAAGGGGAAAAGACTCCGCGGAGAGGCCACCATGGAAGACAAGCTGGAGGACGTGGGCGATGGacccaaaaatgcaaaaatcactCTAAGCTTCCCGCTTAGTGCAGCCCCCCTCCCGACATCTCTGACCTCACCAAACCACTGTCACGGCTCTTCCTCGTCTTCCTCTTCCCCTCACCGGCGGCGACCATCCTCCAAGAGCTCAGACAAGGGGGTGCTGTGGAAACTGGATGCCACCATGGACGTAAAGCACAGACCCTTTAAGCCCCCGAGACACGACAGCTCTCcgtcctcctctccctcctcctcctcgtccccCATGACTGTTCCGGCGTTTACCAGAAAGGACATAAAATCACCCCCTCCCCTTAAGTGCTCCAAAATCAATTCAGAGACACAGATTCACAGGTCACCCCCGCGGTCCTCCAGTGGGCTGTTAGGGGGTTGTTTTCCTGGAGATGGATGGGATGAGAGGCAGAGAGTGACCAACGGGACCGTCTCGCCCTCCCAGACCGCTCAGATTCTCTTCAGCCTGGGCACGCCAGCCTATCCGAGGGGGGAGGCAGAGAGGAAAGAGAAGCTGACTGGGAGGCCAGCTGGGAAAGCGGGAAGTCCCCATGGGCCCAGCCTCCATCCGCCCACCCTCCAACTCCCTCCTCCCTTACCCCCTCCGCCTCCCCCACCATCCGAGGGTTTGACCGCGCCGCCACACTCTTCCTCCTATTCTCCTACCAACAGCCTGAAGCCGGAGTTGATTTGCGGAGTCTGCCACCGGCTGTTCAGCTCGGCGTCCTCCCTCACGGTCCACATGAGGCTGCATCGCGGCAGCCGTGGCCTCAGCTGCCAATACTGTGGGAAAGTTTTCATCCACAGCAAGAGACTGCATTCCCACGAGGCCTCCTGCAGGCTGCCCGGCCTGTCCTCCGGCAGCCTGCGCCCTCCTCTTACCGTAAAGCCAAAAGAAGAACCTCTGGAGGAGGGCGAGGTGAGAGTGGAGGGGGGAGTGATCGTGGAACAGGGAGGCAGCAGTGAGGCACGGCCCGGGAAGAAAGTGAGGAGCCTCCTGGCTCGTATCCAAGGTGATGATGCAGCAGGCGCGGAGCGGCTGGCTGGCGACGAGAGCCATTTTGTGAAGGTGGTGGATGGCACCGTCATTTACTTCTGCTCCGTGTGCGAGCGCTCCTacatgactttatccagccTGAAGCGTCATTCCAACGTGCACTCGTGGCGCCGCAAATACCCGTGCCACTACTGCGACAAGGTCTTCGCCTTGGCCGAGTACCGCACAAAGCACGAGGTGTGGCACACGGGGGAGAGGCGGTACCAGTGCATCTTCTGCTGGGATGCTTTCGCCACCTACTACAACCTGAAAACACACCAGAAGACGATTCACGGGATCAATCCCAGCCTCATCTCCAGTGAAAAAACAGCCAACGGGGGCTATAAGCAGAAAGCCAACGCCCTCAAGCTTTACCGCCTTCTTCCCATGCGCTCTCAGAAGAGACCCTACAAGACCTACAGTGACAGCTTACACAACGGGCTTCTACTGCCCTCAGCTGAAGCCTCTGCCCTCTCTCTGCCCGGCCTGGGTTGTCCTTTAAGCCCAGGAGAACTACAGAGCCTCATCGCCGGGGCCTCGCATCAGACCCTAAAGCCTGATCCAGATGCTTTTCCTGACGGTTTCCATGTTTCCATCGCTGCTGACCACTCCCCGCTAACGTCCCTCCCCCAAGCGAACGTGCCCCAAGTTAGAAGAGAGGAATGCGAGGTACTAGAGTCAGAGTCAGAGCAAGGGAAAGGCGTTAGCAGCTACAGACCGTCGAACAGCACCAAAACCAAAAGCGTCAAAAGTAGCAGAGTTACAGAAGCGAGCATGCCCTCTGTGATCACGTACGGCCACACGAAACCCTCCGTCATAGTTCACGGCACCGCAGTGTCATCCTCTGTTATTGTGCATAGCAACCAGGTGACCTCAGGGAGTGAAAAAAGTCCTGTGAGCAGCCCGTCCCCCGAAACAGAAAGCAGCCAGGCTGCACTTAAAGCAGGTCCTCGgtcaaacaaaaagcaaaggCACAGCGCAGATAATCATAGGAAGAGGTCAAGAGAGGGTTCAGACACACGAGACGAGGGTTCTTCAAGAGACAGGCGGGAGGCAGAGACAGGCCGATTAGTTCACAAAACACGCAAGTCCCACAGCAAGAGTAGCATTTCCATCTCAAAGCAGCTGTCGGCATCTGCGGGGTCACAGGTCAGAGAGGCAGGGTCGCTGTGTCAGATCACTGTGCGCATCGGGGAGGAGGCCATCGTGAAGCGCAGCATCTCCGAGACAGACCTGAGGAGAGACAAGGGCCTCTCCCCTCCGAAAACCAAACGGAGCGAAACGGCTTCTGGAGCCAAGGAGCCACGCCCGGCTCACTCGCACCACCACCACAACAAACACCGCCTTCAGAGCAAAGCCAGCCTGGACCAAGAGAGGAATAAAAATGCAGGAGACTGTGAagaggacgaggaggaagaggaggaggagggcagaCAAAAGAGCCCCAAACCTCCTGACCGGGTGAGGGAGTACTTCTTCCGTAAAGAGGTGCGTGAGCAGGACAGCGACAATGACACCGAGGATAATTTATGGCGACCCTACTACTCCTACAAGCCTAAGAGGAAGGCCCAAGCACATCTACAGAGAGTAAAGAGCTGGCAACGGAAACTCAAGTACAAGCGTTCCATCCGACTGAAGAAGAGAGCAGAGAGACTTAAGAGCCTTCTGAGTAAACAAACCAAGAAGTTACAGGACGAGGAAGAGGACCGGCCGACCGAAGAGGCTGAGAGATCGTCAACAGCTAGCAGAGACGAGAaggaagaaaagcagaaagaagctcctctgaaggagaacagtaaagATGCAGAAAAGCCGGT
This genomic window contains:
- the zbtb4 gene encoding zinc finger and BTB domain-containing protein 4, encoding MVSSEKVWDPHHAGHIPSHLSERHLAPSPSPPSNPALIAPKGATIHQRRWPSPASSLSPPSVAFSGAHSAQVYKAERGRHGPLHCAQEEEEQLDMKGKRLRGEATMEDKLEDVGDGPKNAKITLSFPLSAAPLPTSLTSPNHCHGSSSSSSSPHRRRPSSKSSDKGVLWKLDATMDVKHRPFKPPRHDSSPSSSPSSSSSPMTVPAFTRKDIKSPPPLKCSKINSETQIHRSPPRSSSGLLGGCFPGDGWDERQRVTNGTVSPSQTAQILFSLGTPAYPRGEAERKEKLTGRPAGKAGSPHGPSLHPPTLQLPPPLPPPPPPPSEGLTAPPHSSSYSPTNSLKPELICGVCHRLFSSASSLTVHMRLHRGSRGLSCQYCGKVFIHSKRLHSHEASCRLPGLSSGSLRPPLTVKPKEEPLEEGEVRVEGGVIVEQGGSSEARPGKKVRSLLARIQGDDAAGAERLAGDESHFVKVVDGTVIYFCSVCERSYMTLSSLKRHSNVHSWRRKYPCHYCDKVFALAEYRTKHEVWHTGERRYQCIFCWDAFATYYNLKTHQKTIHGINPSLISSEKTANGGYKQKANALKLYRLLPMRSQKRPYKTYSDSLHNGLLLPSAEASALSLPGLGCPLSPGELQSLIAGASHQTLKPDPDAFPDGFHVSIAADHSPLTSLPQANVPQVRREECEVLESESEQGKGVSSYRPSNSTKTKSVKSSRVTEASMPSVITYGHTKPSVIVHGTAVSSSVIVHSNQVTSGSEKSPVSSPSPETESSQAALKAGPRSNKKQRHSADNHRKRSREGSDTRDEGSSRDRREAETGRLVHKTRKSHSKSSISISKQLSASAGSQVREAGSLCQITVRIGEEAIVKRSISETDLRRDKGLSPPKTKRSETASGAKEPRPAHSHHHHNKHRLQSKASLDQERNKNAGDCEEDEEEEEEEGRQKSPKPPDRVREYFFRKEVREQDSDNDTEDNLWRPYYSYKPKRKAQAHLQRVKSWQRKLKYKRSIRLKKRAERLKSLLSKQTKKLQDEEEDRPTEEAERSSTASRDEKEEKQKEAPLKENSKDAEKPVKEDPPQLHPPKPSLSTSAPPAGIKRRPWSNGNAAECSTCGRWFSSPRKRDKHELNHLLEFVCLFCRATFPSRDKLEDHQRAQHPKPTDPSSGPPKGEHFLGGGVKSATETAKYDEDRGGNVRLAGSPSRLSRRALSRHTCPQCYKVCKTSSALTRHIRRHELSSSPERENDESEPKTSQTFSNSLCKDSDKGQIPSALSVSVISYSAQEQHSDALTSQKRENQLSDHLKSDPCEKNKTTELKTTEPSTPERELRPNTSDPATEIPVNLSPSKPEVTPATLQSVLVMNGPDCLDYRTPSKKTLDSQAHRAPSPVQLTPSSISPNVPVTSQTRITTAAPPVSMTTPLISKGGFMRRDGVIMESEKQSRSGALLHATYTESPLVPDFRAQALSRSPSPTEAQDLTMSSMLARERDLERQREAEKELERQREREKVIEKEREKEVERSQQIARVAHTPQNQSALLVPKEEPLSPIPSPQHIPTQTTMNGPSSHRHTPKSPCRSPSTAGLLARASRQVHTGSQGLDRLTQPIGAAGGGDRPSAHALLLPRAPQLPQPDNQDTVSLRDPQQRDATPVGYTSQDYPLPLIVPDNYHPGKKHEENLLMSSYPPGALPFGPLGKVIGPNGGDLAKLPFYPDPYQLLYAPHLLAYPYNLAALPVALNMMGPRGDKVEPLPFLPAIFNYAATGGTYMGAAPHPLMANPSLYSGSSGSSKKQQDGAGSKQ